In a single window of the Hydrogenobaculum sp. 3684 genome:
- the glgA gene encoding glycogen synthase GlgA, whose protein sequence is MKICFVASECEPLVKVGGLGDVVQSLAKELVNLGHQVSVILPFYKSIKAQNVQFITQHTLNLGGVYYDFHIYKTNLDNVDIFLIDQKTFFGREYVYGTPKGPYEDNYLRFAFFSLASLETLSHICHIPDVIHIHDWHTALVAVYKDLYFKHLDETAAVLTIHNIAFQGIFPGHILSQIGIPWELFNPEDLEFYNQVNFLKGGIVHSDVITTVSKTHAKEIQTNMGFGIEGVLREKRYVFGILNGIDTESWNPATDKSLYQNYDINTFKEGKEKNKKYVKELFGLETPHTRPLAAFIARLAKQKGLDLIEKAIDDAVKIGYDFIFLGSGDYYYQGKVLDMVKRNMGYVAARIEYNDILSRKLYAGADIFLMPSEYEPCGIGQMIAMRYGAIPIVHKTGGLADTVIDYNEDNEHGTGFSFEDYTYKDFLYTMARAMTVYQKKYIPEYNEWYNIVSNAMSQDFSWRRSVQEYIKIYKTAKLIKMR, encoded by the coding sequence ATGAAAATATGCTTTGTGGCTTCTGAGTGCGAACCTCTGGTGAAGGTGGGTGGGCTGGGTGATGTGGTCCAGTCCTTGGCAAAAGAGCTTGTAAACCTAGGACATCAAGTTTCAGTGATACTTCCATTTTATAAGTCAATAAAAGCCCAAAATGTTCAATTCATCACACAGCATACGTTAAATTTAGGCGGTGTGTATTACGATTTTCATATATATAAAACTAATTTAGACAATGTAGATATATTTCTAATAGACCAAAAGACGTTTTTTGGAAGAGAATATGTTTATGGTACCCCAAAAGGCCCTTACGAGGATAATTATCTTAGGTTTGCCTTTTTCTCATTAGCCTCTTTGGAAACACTGTCTCATATTTGTCATATTCCAGATGTAATACACATACACGATTGGCATACAGCGTTGGTGGCTGTTTATAAAGATTTATATTTTAAGCATCTTGATGAGACTGCTGCGGTGCTTACTATACATAACATAGCTTTTCAGGGTATATTCCCAGGTCATATTTTGTCTCAGATAGGTATACCTTGGGAGCTCTTTAATCCAGAAGATTTAGAATTTTACAATCAGGTTAATTTTTTAAAAGGCGGTATAGTGCATTCTGATGTTATAACCACTGTAAGTAAAACACACGCTAAAGAAATTCAAACAAATATGGGGTTTGGCATTGAGGGTGTGCTGAGGGAGAAAAGATACGTTTTTGGGATTTTAAACGGAATAGATACCGAATCTTGGAATCCCGCCACAGATAAAAGTTTGTATCAAAACTACGATATTAATACCTTTAAAGAGGGCAAAGAAAAAAATAAAAAATATGTGAAAGAACTTTTTGGGCTTGAAACTCCTCATACAAGACCTTTGGCAGCATTTATAGCAAGGCTTGCAAAACAAAAAGGGCTTGATTTGATAGAAAAAGCAATAGACGATGCTGTAAAAATAGGTTACGATTTTATATTTTTAGGCTCTGGAGATTATTATTATCAGGGTAAAGTGCTTGATATGGTTAAAAGAAATATGGGTTATGTTGCAGCTAGGATAGAATATAACGATATTTTATCTAGAAAACTTTACGCTGGAGCTGATATTTTTCTGATGCCCTCTGAATACGAGCCTTGCGGTATAGGTCAGATGATTGCTATGAGATACGGAGCTATACCGATAGTGCATAAAACTGGTGGTTTAGCGGATACCGTTATAGATTATAACGAAGATAACGAGCACGGTACTGGTTTTTCTTTTGAAGATTACACCTACAAAGATTTTCTTTATACTATGGCAAGGGCTATGACAGTTTATCAGAAAAAATACATTCCAGAGTACAACGAGTGGTATAACATTGTCTCAAATGCCATGTCTCAGGATTTTTCTTGGAGAAGAAGCGTTCAAGAGTATATAAAAATTTATAAAACTGCAAAGCTTATAAAAATGCGCTGA
- a CDS encoding ABC transporter ATP-binding protein: MPENKNPKRLSIKVENLTKCFGTGEAKTCAVKNVSLEIYYGEMLYIVGPTGSGKTTFLSLISGVLRPDSGKVIYYGLSKENKDKSIDIFSLSTDDLARFRLDHIGFVFQDYHLFPRLTAVENAGIPLVLKGYSWNKALEIAREKLKMAQLPEQKYELPAYKMSGGEQQRVAIARALSTEPAILALDEPTAALDGDTGKKVIKLIKERMLNENRTIIVITHDNRIFEDATRIVHMEDGMLKEISINEIF; this comes from the coding sequence ATGCCAGAAAACAAAAATCCTAAAAGGTTGTCTATAAAAGTTGAAAACCTCACAAAGTGCTTTGGAACAGGAGAAGCAAAAACCTGTGCGGTAAAAAACGTTAGCTTAGAGATATATTACGGTGAGATGCTTTACATAGTAGGACCCACTGGTTCTGGTAAAACAACGTTTCTTAGTTTGATATCTGGAGTTTTAAGACCAGACTCCGGAAAAGTAATATACTATGGTTTATCTAAAGAAAACAAAGATAAAAGTATAGACATATTTTCACTTAGCACAGACGATTTGGCAAGATTTAGACTAGATCATATAGGATTTGTATTCCAAGATTACCATCTTTTCCCAAGGCTTACAGCTGTGGAAAACGCAGGGATACCGCTTGTCCTAAAAGGATACAGTTGGAACAAAGCCTTAGAAATAGCAAGAGAAAAGCTAAAGATGGCGCAACTTCCAGAGCAAAAGTACGAGCTTCCAGCCTATAAAATGTCTGGCGGTGAGCAACAGAGGGTAGCCATAGCAAGGGCTCTATCCACAGAACCAGCCATATTGGCTTTAGACGAGCCTACAGCCGCTTTGGACGGGGATACTGGTAAAAAGGTTATAAAGCTTATAAAAGAACGGATGTTAAATGAAAACAGAACCATAATAGTTATAACCCACGACAACAGGATATTTGAAGATGCTACAAGGATAGTGCACATGGAAGATGGCATGTTGAAGGAGATTTCTATAAATGAAATTTTTTAA
- a CDS encoding FtsX-like permease family protein codes for MRGLGTIAIKLLTGDGGKFFTLILGVSFAVFLMLQMTSIFFGVIAKSGSSIYNTDADMWVMDRSVDNSKENIPLPDYVLDYARSLPGVLYAAPIYFGAGTVKLPNGKYQAVDIVGLDDVSLMGRPIMIQGNINDIYSSYAFIAIKDPDLKKLGNVHIGSTFEINDHKGVIVGFAKTAMSGLFGNPTLYTTYTRATEDLPNTRFTISYVLIKLKSPKYIPQIKKEIAKLGYRALTSKEFTKVNANFYMFKTGFGTNVLIMTLVSFIVGLSIAGQTFYTFVLENLEKFGALKAIGATRKELVFIIILQAVLVGLIGYGVGVLLASSFIAFGHLKLPNYAAMISYGNMLGAFIMVIFIVAFASFLGIRKVLKIEAFDVFRG; via the coding sequence ATAAGGGGTCTTGGTACCATAGCTATAAAACTTTTAACCGGAGATGGCGGCAAGTTTTTCACACTCATACTTGGTGTTAGTTTTGCTGTGTTTTTGATGCTCCAAATGACATCCATTTTTTTTGGTGTTATAGCAAAATCTGGTTCCAGCATATACAATACAGATGCCGATATGTGGGTGATGGATAGAAGTGTAGATAATTCAAAAGAAAACATACCTCTTCCAGATTACGTGCTTGATTATGCAAGGAGCTTACCTGGGGTTCTTTACGCCGCTCCAATATACTTTGGAGCTGGCACCGTAAAACTACCAAACGGAAAATATCAAGCTGTGGATATAGTAGGTCTTGACGATGTTTCTTTAATGGGTAGACCAATCATGATTCAAGGGAATATAAACGATATATACTCAAGCTACGCTTTTATAGCTATAAAAGATCCAGATTTAAAAAAACTTGGAAACGTTCATATAGGTTCTACCTTTGAAATAAACGATCATAAAGGGGTAATAGTAGGTTTTGCCAAAACTGCTATGTCTGGGCTTTTTGGAAATCCAACCTTATATACCACCTATACAAGGGCTACAGAAGATTTACCCAACACAAGATTTACGATATCTTATGTTCTTATTAAGCTTAAAAGCCCCAAATACATACCACAGATTAAAAAAGAAATAGCTAAGCTTGGTTATAGAGCCCTAACATCAAAAGAGTTTACAAAAGTAAATGCAAATTTTTACATGTTTAAAACCGGTTTTGGTACAAACGTGCTTATAATGACACTAGTGAGCTTCATAGTAGGGCTTTCTATAGCAGGGCAGACATTTTATACGTTTGTTTTAGAAAATCTTGAAAAGTTTGGCGCCTTAAAAGCTATAGGAGCCACCAGAAAAGAGCTTGTGTTTATAATTATTCTTCAGGCTGTTTTAGTGGGCCTGATAGGGTACGGAGTTGGCGTACTTTTAGCATCATCGTTTATAGCCTTTGGGCACCTAAAATTGCCAAACTACGCAGCTATGATAAGCTATGGTAACATGCTAGGAGCTTTCATTATGGTCATTTTTATTGTGGCTTTTGCAAGCTTTTTAGGTATAAGAAAAGTACTAAAGATAGAAGCTTTTGATGTATTTAGAGGATAA
- the cdaA gene encoding diadenylate cyclase CdaA has translation MLEILHFITLKDIIDIALVYFLVYEVIYYMAKSRGGQILKGVIVIALIWMLSEALGLKTMSFIFEKLWTLGIVVLVIIFQPEIRRALSRLGERTSIQKNSQATQKVIERIAMACSFLSQRQIGALIVIERSQSLEDIIDGCSYIDATVSVELLITIFYPMTPLHDGAVVIKEDKILYASCVLPLSKNKDLPKKYGTRHRAAVGITEESDALAVVVSEETGDISFIKAGVITKMESPDMLKEYLEKELS, from the coding sequence ATGCTTGAGATACTGCATTTTATCACCCTTAAAGATATTATAGATATAGCTTTGGTATATTTTCTCGTATACGAAGTCATATATTACATGGCAAAATCAAGGGGAGGTCAAATACTAAAGGGTGTAATTGTAATAGCTCTTATTTGGATGCTATCTGAAGCCTTGGGTCTTAAGACTATGTCTTTTATCTTTGAAAAACTTTGGACCTTAGGCATAGTGGTACTTGTTATAATATTCCAACCGGAGATAAGAAGAGCATTATCAAGACTTGGTGAGAGAACCAGCATACAAAAAAATTCTCAAGCCACCCAAAAGGTAATAGAACGTATAGCAATGGCTTGCTCTTTTTTATCCCAAAGACAAATAGGGGCTCTCATTGTCATAGAAAGAAGCCAAAGCTTAGAAGATATCATAGATGGTTGTTCTTATATAGATGCAACTGTATCAGTAGAGCTTCTTATAACGATATTTTATCCTATGACACCTTTGCATGATGGTGCTGTTGTAATAAAAGAAGATAAAATATTGTACGCTTCTTGCGTATTGCCATTGTCTAAAAATAAAGACCTTCCCAAAAAATACGGTACAAGGCATAGGGCTGCGGTTGGTATCACCGAAGAATCAGATGCTTTAGCGGTGGTGGTATCAGAAGAAACCGGTGATATATCCTTTATAAAAGCCGGTGTGATAACGAAGATGGAAAGCCCTGACATGTTAAAAGAGTACTTAGAAAAAGAGTTAAGCTGA
- a CDS encoding TolC family protein: MRKAIVVIGIGALILNSCAFYAKPTNVSIKYPSAFKEKLPNQELNTNLKDWWKTFNDKTLDYYVDLALKNNPNYLIALKNIELSKAYVLENSSVLFPSFNLNASGTKQQLSRRTPTGKFFSIAPYTTYNLSVSASYEIDLFAKALNAYRYYKENVKITKEEAKAIKNALIMNTVNNYYQIVENAHYIKLLEKEINIAKKNLELAKTNYKAGLTSYQSVDQAKSSLLNLEQTLETYKAQRKVLVNAFAYLLGEYPEDFKFSIYGTLPKDFAIPKAIPSTVLITRPDVKEAMYNVISSAYQKKVALANFFPSFDLTGSYGFQSQQLNNLVTQPSISWNFGLNIIEPILNWNQNLGLYKASKVALAQSILNYRQTVLNAFKEVDDAIAQYKTDDINYKSLKKTYQTTLDQYRIALANYKAGLTPYSNLLNYRTNLIESKKALLDQKLKLIQDISSLYNVLGY; the protein is encoded by the coding sequence ATGAGAAAGGCTATAGTTGTTATCGGTATAGGAGCTTTGATATTAAACTCTTGTGCTTTTTACGCAAAACCAACAAATGTATCTATAAAATATCCAAGCGCTTTTAAAGAAAAGCTACCAAACCAAGAACTAAATACCAATCTAAAAGATTGGTGGAAAACCTTCAACGATAAAACCCTTGATTACTATGTAGATTTGGCTCTAAAGAACAATCCAAATTACCTTATAGCTCTTAAAAATATAGAACTATCAAAAGCTTATGTGCTTGAAAACTCATCTGTGCTTTTTCCAAGTTTTAATCTAAACGCCTCTGGTACCAAACAACAACTATCCAGGCGCACACCTACTGGAAAATTTTTCAGTATAGCGCCCTATACCACCTATAACCTTTCCGTAAGCGCCTCTTATGAGATAGATCTTTTTGCAAAAGCTCTAAACGCCTATAGATACTATAAGGAAAATGTAAAAATAACAAAAGAAGAAGCCAAAGCCATCAAAAACGCCCTTATCATGAATACAGTAAACAACTACTATCAAATAGTAGAAAACGCCCATTATATAAAGCTTTTAGAAAAAGAAATAAATATAGCAAAGAAAAACTTAGAGTTAGCAAAAACAAATTACAAAGCAGGGCTTACATCTTATCAAAGTGTAGACCAAGCTAAAAGCTCATTGCTAAATTTAGAACAAACGTTAGAAACCTATAAAGCTCAAAGAAAAGTGTTGGTAAATGCCTTTGCTTATCTTTTGGGAGAATATCCAGAAGACTTTAAATTTTCTATATACGGTACGTTGCCAAAGGATTTTGCCATACCAAAAGCAATACCCTCCACAGTGCTCATTACAAGACCAGACGTCAAGGAGGCTATGTATAACGTAATATCAAGCGCTTATCAAAAGAAAGTGGCTTTAGCAAACTTCTTTCCATCTTTTGACCTCACTGGTAGCTACGGCTTTCAATCCCAGCAGCTAAATAACCTCGTGACCCAGCCAAGCATATCTTGGAATTTTGGCCTAAACATTATAGAACCTATACTAAACTGGAATCAAAACTTAGGTTTATACAAAGCGTCAAAAGTAGCTTTGGCTCAAAGCATATTAAACTATAGACAAACTGTTTTAAACGCTTTTAAGGAAGTGGACGATGCCATCGCCCAATACAAAACAGATGATATTAATTATAAAAGCCTAAAAAAGACATATCAAACAACGCTGGATCAATACCGCATAGCGCTCGCAAATTACAAAGCAGGACTTACTCCTTACAGCAATCTACTCAATTATAGAACAAATCTAATTGAATCTAAAAAAGCCCTTTTAGATCAGAAACTAAAACTTATACAAGATATATCGTCTTTATACAACGTATTGGGGTATTAA
- a CDS encoding HlyD family secretion protein, with protein sequence MKVKILTALAILGIIAGIISAHIYGSAPKPPPPIAMTKDPFTNGVYANGIVEPVQDSGESINIYPEVSGNVTKVFVKYGEFVQKGQPLFQVDDSVQAQTVKQLYHQMQADYTKYQELLHEPRPQVLAVSKAQVDYAKAQLAYAQSNYEKLLNSYKLNPKSVSKQDLDNAKNALKEAKENLKVAIKNYELTKAGAWSYDIKTQYQLYKADKHAYQSALELLKRYTVKAPVSGTVLELNVEKGDYVSPSGVYYTYTHAYVTPVRLGQSSNGELQVRAFIDEILLTKLPPIKDLKAVMFIRGTNVSVPLKFVAVEPYVTPKIELSDELLERVDVRVLPVIFRFKKPKNVNLYPGQLVDIYLEGK encoded by the coding sequence ATGAAGGTTAAAATCCTCACAGCGTTAGCCATTCTTGGTATCATAGCAGGTATTATAAGCGCTCACATATACGGATCGGCTCCAAAACCACCACCACCTATAGCTATGACAAAAGACCCTTTTACAAATGGCGTTTATGCAAACGGTATAGTAGAACCAGTGCAAGATAGCGGGGAGAGCATAAATATATACCCTGAGGTATCTGGAAATGTAACAAAGGTTTTTGTAAAATACGGTGAGTTTGTGCAAAAAGGACAACCTCTTTTCCAAGTGGATGACAGCGTACAAGCCCAAACGGTCAAACAGCTTTACCATCAAATGCAAGCAGACTATACAAAATATCAAGAGCTTTTACACGAACCAAGACCCCAAGTTTTGGCAGTTTCAAAAGCTCAAGTAGATTATGCCAAAGCCCAGCTTGCTTATGCTCAGTCAAACTATGAAAAGCTTTTAAACTCTTATAAACTAAACCCAAAATCTGTATCAAAGCAAGATTTAGACAATGCAAAAAACGCTTTAAAAGAAGCAAAAGAAAATCTTAAAGTAGCTATTAAAAACTATGAACTAACAAAAGCAGGAGCTTGGAGTTACGATATAAAAACCCAGTATCAACTTTACAAAGCCGATAAACATGCTTACCAAAGTGCTTTAGAGCTTTTAAAAAGATATACGGTAAAAGCGCCGGTATCTGGAACTGTTTTAGAGCTAAACGTGGAAAAAGGGGACTATGTATCACCTTCTGGTGTTTATTATACTTATACACATGCTTACGTTACACCTGTAAGGCTTGGCCAAAGCTCCAATGGAGAGCTTCAAGTTAGAGCGTTTATAGATGAGATACTCCTTACAAAACTACCACCTATAAAAGATTTAAAGGCCGTTATGTTTATAAGAGGTACCAATGTATCTGTGCCACTTAAATTTGTAGCGGTAGAACCTTATGTAACACCTAAGATAGAACTATCGGATGAGCTACTAGAAAGAGTGGACGTAAGAGTTCTACCTGTAATATTTAGATTTAAAAAGCCTAAAAACGTAAACCTCTACCCTGGCCAATTGGTAGACATATATTTAGAGGGCAAATAA
- the metG gene encoding methionine--tRNA ligase subunit beta, with the protein MEDKMITSEELISIEDFSKVKLALAKVLDVEEVPKSDKLLKLEVKIGDEKRTILAGIKQHYNKEELVGKKILVVYNLKPRKMMGFESQGMVLALSDGENFSLIVPDKDVKDGTFAR; encoded by the coding sequence ATGGAAGACAAAATGATCACAAGCGAAGAACTAATCAGTATAGAAGATTTTTCAAAGGTAAAGCTTGCTTTAGCCAAAGTTTTAGATGTGGAAGAAGTGCCAAAATCCGATAAGCTTTTAAAATTGGAAGTAAAGATAGGAGACGAAAAAAGGACAATATTAGCAGGTATAAAACAGCATTACAACAAAGAGGAGCTTGTAGGTAAAAAAATCCTTGTGGTATATAATTTAAAACCGAGGAAAATGATGGGCTTTGAATCTCAGGGTATGGTATTAGCCCTGTCCGATGGAGAGAACTTCTCCTTGATAGTACCAGATAAAGATGTAAAAGACGGCACGTTTGCAAGATGA
- a CDS encoding sulfite exporter TauE/SafE family protein, translated as MIHITFIQYVLSVVSGIFVGLILSLIGGGGSILAVPLLLYFVGLDNQNLNPEEDDAVKHLAIGSTALAVGINAFINSIFHFKHGNVSIKEGFIFAIPGIIGSFLGAFVGASLKGKDLLIAFGFMMIAIAFYVMFTKEKKEFHKEGIAGNPFLIALSGFFVGILSGFFGIGGGFLIVPALLFSTNLSTIKAIGTSLISVGMFGITTAIVYATKHEVDFLIAICYLVGGFLGGFLGVKLATRLNAKKLKTFYAIAVILVGLYIIYRNIR; from the coding sequence ATGATACATATTACTTTTATTCAATACGTACTTTCGGTTGTATCTGGTATATTTGTAGGGCTTATACTTTCTTTAATAGGAGGCGGTGGTTCTATACTGGCGGTACCGTTGCTACTTTACTTCGTAGGACTTGACAATCAAAATCTAAATCCTGAAGAAGATGACGCAGTAAAACATCTTGCTATAGGCAGTACGGCATTGGCAGTAGGTATAAACGCATTTATTAACTCTATATTTCATTTCAAACATGGAAACGTCAGCATAAAAGAAGGCTTTATATTTGCAATTCCTGGTATAATAGGCTCTTTTCTGGGGGCATTTGTAGGAGCGTCTTTAAAAGGTAAGGACCTACTAATAGCTTTTGGTTTTATGATGATAGCTATAGCTTTCTACGTAATGTTTACGAAAGAAAAGAAAGAGTTTCACAAAGAAGGTATTGCAGGAAATCCTTTTTTAATAGCTTTGTCCGGATTTTTTGTGGGTATTCTATCTGGTTTTTTTGGTATAGGCGGTGGTTTTTTGATAGTACCAGCACTTCTTTTTAGCACAAACTTAAGTACTATAAAAGCCATTGGCACCTCTTTGATATCGGTAGGTATGTTTGGTATAACAACCGCCATAGTATATGCTACAAAACACGAGGTAGATTTTCTCATAGCCATCTGTTATCTAGTGGGTGGTTTTTTAGGTGGGTTCTTAGGTGTGAAACTGGCAACTAGATTAAACGCAAAAAAACTAAAAACCTTTTACGCTATAGCGGTTATACTTGTAGGCTTATATATCATATACAGAAACATAAGATAA
- the folP gene encoding dihydropteroate synthase, whose product MKITFLNTSKDVHVYIKRNVHYSIKTEELSKIVPSYAIKFEGFLEKNVLENAARFGVFCHNQGKYAFIIGNKFGIFELLKATKPKIAQELIKHITNFDKEHRYNISYNTKVLHLSDIRPLVMGVINITKDSFYAPSRVDEKDILFRVEEFIKEGANIIDIGAQSTRPGAEEISSEEEVRKLLEPLRKIRKEFKNVWISIDTYFSNTARVCLEEGADIINDISGGVFDDNMLKTIAVYNCPYIIGHSSSYKPNQWPHTDFEYEDITLEIINHFKSQETKLLELGYNLFNGIIIDPCIGFAKKPMHNLEILNQIEAFRSLDRPILIGTSRKSFIGIVIKEFLQKESIPAPEQRLVGSLGSIAQSIIKNACHIVRTHDVAATKEFIALLDAIRNYHYA is encoded by the coding sequence ATGAAAATAACATTTTTAAACACATCAAAAGACGTCCATGTATACATAAAAAGAAATGTCCATTACAGTATTAAAACCGAAGAACTATCTAAAATAGTGCCATCTTATGCTATAAAGTTTGAGGGCTTTTTAGAGAAAAATGTGCTAGAAAATGCTGCTCGTTTTGGTGTATTTTGCCACAATCAGGGGAAATATGCATTTATCATAGGAAATAAGTTTGGTATTTTTGAGCTTTTAAAAGCCACAAAACCAAAAATAGCTCAAGAACTTATAAAGCATATCACTAATTTTGACAAAGAGCACCGCTACAACATATCTTACAACACAAAAGTTTTGCACCTTTCAGACATAAGGCCACTTGTAATGGGAGTTATAAATATAACCAAAGATTCCTTTTATGCACCTTCAAGAGTAGATGAGAAAGATATACTTTTTAGAGTAGAAGAGTTTATAAAAGAGGGTGCAAATATAATAGATATAGGAGCTCAATCTACTAGACCTGGAGCAGAGGAAATATCTTCTGAGGAAGAGGTTCGTAAGCTTTTAGAACCCTTAAGAAAGATAAGAAAAGAGTTTAAAAATGTTTGGATATCCATAGATACGTATTTTTCCAATACTGCTAGAGTATGCCTTGAAGAAGGGGCAGATATTATAAACGACATAAGCGGTGGAGTTTTTGACGATAATATGCTAAAAACTATAGCTGTTTATAACTGCCCTTACATCATAGGACATTCCTCTTCGTACAAACCAAACCAGTGGCCTCATACAGATTTTGAGTATGAGGATATAACCCTTGAAATTATAAATCATTTTAAAAGCCAAGAGACAAAGCTTTTAGAACTTGGGTATAATCTATTTAACGGAATAATCATAGACCCGTGTATAGGCTTTGCCAAAAAACCTATGCACAACTTAGAGATTTTAAATCAGATAGAGGCTTTTAGAAGCCTTGATAGGCCAATTCTTATAGGTACTTCAAGAAAATCTTTTATAGGTATAGTGATAAAAGAGTTTTTACAAAAAGAGTCTATACCAGCCCCGGAGCAAAGGCTTGTAGGAAGTCTTGGGTCTATAGCACAAAGTATTATAAAAAACGCTTGCCATATTGTAAGAACGCACGATGTAGCCGCTACTAAGGAGTTTATAGCGCTTTTAGATGCAATAAGGAATTATCACTATGCTTGA
- the dnaA gene encoding chromosomal replication initiator protein DnaA, whose translation MNKNLNQFKKIKVNRKSEFFGVLGFSNQKNTNEDCKGIWDNILVGISKKIDKPTMALVKSLKPVAIEGESLVLECPTEQSRNWIHQTLGNILRDEAYKKGFSIKLVIKEQDNPNIDVSYSTYKDSVDRQAAVDKASFSISTPSYPNAETKLNLSDVKNKSAFKEGISSKYTFDNFIVGKQNEVAYRASLEVATDENSIYNPLFIYGKVGSGKTHLLQAIGNKAYSLGRSVIYTSMNDFTEEMVYYLKAGNIISFREKYKGVDILLIDDIQFLSGKERTQMELFNIFNYLFQYNKHIVFASDKHPRDIKDISERLVSRFEGGLLVETSIDDQIKLSIIKQKIQIYGLNIDERLISYIKDNTTNNAREIEGLVLQIKAKGVSILEAYKSATANNSATHYKSATAYKSATITNTPKELSIDKIKKTVANYFNVSMDIFNKSYKNKKYATAKHIAIFLSREFTGFSLAEIAKAFNIKSHSSVNHSIKKIEKQIKEDKTIQYSVSSLREIIRKLD comes from the coding sequence ATGAACAAGAACCTGAACCAATTTAAAAAAATAAAGGTAAATAGGAAAAGTGAATTTTTTGGTGTTTTAGGATTTTCAAATCAAAAAAATACCAATGAAGACTGTAAAGGCATATGGGACAATATACTTGTTGGTATAAGCAAAAAAATTGACAAACCTACAATGGCCCTTGTTAAAAGCTTAAAACCAGTAGCTATTGAAGGTGAAAGCCTCGTATTGGAATGCCCCACAGAGCAATCAAGAAACTGGATACATCAAACCCTTGGCAACATACTAAGAGATGAAGCTTATAAGAAAGGCTTCTCCATAAAGCTTGTGATAAAAGAGCAAGACAATCCTAATATAGACGTAAGTTATTCAACTTACAAAGATAGTGTTGATAGGCAAGCTGCCGTAGATAAAGCGTCTTTTAGCATATCTACACCTTCATACCCTAACGCTGAAACCAAGTTGAACCTTTCTGATGTAAAAAATAAAAGTGCTTTTAAAGAAGGTATATCTTCTAAGTATACGTTTGATAACTTTATAGTAGGTAAGCAAAACGAAGTGGCTTATAGGGCATCTTTAGAAGTGGCTACAGATGAAAATTCTATATATAATCCTCTTTTTATATACGGGAAAGTAGGAAGTGGCAAAACACATCTTTTACAGGCTATAGGCAACAAAGCTTACTCTCTTGGAAGAAGCGTTATATATACATCTATGAACGATTTTACAGAGGAGATGGTTTATTATTTAAAAGCTGGCAATATAATAAGCTTTAGAGAGAAATACAAAGGTGTAGATATCTTACTCATAGATGATATACAGTTTTTGTCTGGTAAAGAACGTACTCAGATGGAGCTTTTTAACATATTTAACTATCTTTTTCAATACAACAAGCATATAGTATTTGCGAGCGATAAGCATCCAAGGGACATAAAAGATATCTCCGAAAGGCTTGTAAGTAGGTTTGAAGGTGGTCTTTTGGTGGAAACCAGCATAGACGATCAAATAAAGCTTTCCATTATAAAGCAAAAAATCCAGATTTATGGACTAAATATAGACGAAAGACTTATATCCTATATAAAAGACAATACCACCAACAACGCTAGAGAGATTGAGGGTCTTGTGCTTCAGATAAAGGCAAAAGGTGTTTCTATATTAGAGGCCTACAAGTCTGCCACGGCCAACAACTCTGCCACGCACTACAAGTCTGCCACGGCTTACAAGTCTGCCACGATTACCAACACACCAAAAGAATTAAGTATAGACAAGATTAAAAAAACTGTAGCAAACTATTTTAACGTTAGTATGGATATTTTTAATAAAAGCTATAAAAACAAAAAATACGCTACAGCAAAACATATAGCTATCTTTTTATCAAGGGAGTTTACAGGCTTTTCTCTTGCTGAGATAGCAAAGGCTTTTAACATAAAGTCCCATTCAAGCGTTAACCATTCTATCAAAAAGATAGAAAAACAGATAAAAGAGGACAAAACGATTCAGTACTCTGTATCCTCTTTAAGAGAGATTATAAGAAAACTAGATTGA